The genomic window gattaatttttaaacagcatttatttagctttctccatacaatacatttaatgtacAACAGCACATACTGTATTCTGAAATAACTCTCAGTATAAAATAGGGCTTCTACAATCAAGGTAAAGTCATAAAATGCTCTGAGGGACATGACGATGACGACGGCAACAGGAAAACACCTTCATATAAAGCGCAGGATATTGAGAAGTGATTGTGTTTGAAGCAGAACTTCACACCACACATCTCAGAGCATCCGACATCCTGCAAGAAcccgtttttttcttcttctcttggtTCTGGTGTCACAACTTCCAAATGATGATCAACGCATAAGAATATGATCTATTAAAACTGCTGAAAATATGACTTTTGGTAATATGAGGATAAATTAGGTCTTGTTTGGATACTGAATATATATACCAAGTTCAAAGCATACAACGTAGTATGACTGCTTATCAAGTCTATATCTTCACAATCATATATATTGAACTGTTTGTTTGTGACTGTAAGACCGGATTGTTTCTGGTGTTTTCCGGACATCAAACACTTAAACACAGCAAAAGTATACTGTACTATCACTGAAGCCACAAGAAAACCATCTTATTTCAAAAATGGTAAACATCCGCCAATTATAtagatcattttaaaaaggattttatCATCTGTAGATGTGTGGGCCTATATAGTctataaatgtgtctttaaatagaATACACGTAACATTGACCAGCTTTTGTGTTAGTTTGCTATTACGTAGTGCTTCAGGTGttgaatatacattatataacatGTCCAATTAGCACGAGAGAAGGCCTAGGTACAAGGAAACATAAAAAGAGAGAGTCTGACTGATAGGCCAAACAAatatcaggagagagaaaggagagattTGTCTCAAGTCTTGAGGTAagcaatgtgtttcagtataaTGCCCTACAGACAATCATACAGTTACAATCATTAATTCTCTATATACAAACTTCCTGATTTACATACACTGTACTGCTCCTCAGTTTAAAatttaataaaactaaatgtgaGATCATATCCATGGTGCAATTTTTCTTAGTGGGAGGAGGGGAATCGGACTCCACGAAGCCTGTTTCATGAGGTGGGTGATAATGAACATTATGGCTATTGAAGATGGCCTGTTTCCTCTTGCATACGTCACACATACTATCAAATATCTACAACAGTGCAAATTTTCCTGTTCGATCAAAACACTCGCAAACAATTGGCTAAACTACATCAGCTCACTTTTGAAGTTATATGGTCGAGAATGGAGATGGCAAAGTACAACAATCTGAGTAGATGTTGACATGGAAAATGTACATgcttgtgtatgtttatgtatatatccATTAGGCCTGCGtgttttaggggggggggggggggggggggacgacacgGGACGGACAGACATCAACTCTGTTTACTGCGTTACATGAATGGAGGAAGTCTACTATGGCACGGTggataaaatgaaagaaaaaaaaaagaaagaaaggaaacaaggataAACCAGCGCTCTACCCCACATGGCTCCACTGGATGTAGGCACTGTTTTAACTGTTACCTTCTTAGAAGACAAGGTTGAGCTCAATAACATGTCAAGCCTATCCCACATCTCTCCAGAACATACACTGCGCCAATTAAATGTGTGTCTACTGAAGGAGGCTTaatgcaaatacaaaataaatgtgctatAGTAGTAACAGTTTGCGCACCAATTGACACTACGGACTGTAACTGAGACATGACATCAACAAGCTttacgaagaggaggaggctatAAGATGCTACAGTACTAGTGCTACCTGAACATGCTACAGATTGAGACTACAACGATGGGAGACGGTTTCACATTAGCACAAAGCAGGAACCAGCTTTGCTGAGGAGCTCTATCCATCCCAGGCCACAAAGCCGCTGACTGCAGCTGTGTCCAGAaccaacatttgtttttgtttttaaaaagcaaaccaAAGAATGTGTTCTTTGTTTGGGATCAATCCTGTCCTCAGAAATGTTATGtaccatttttaaaatgacaaaagtaCCGTCTTTGCAGCTTGATGGATCAAGTACTTAGTAAAGCTGGCTTATTGTGTGCAGAGGAAAGCACCCCATCTGTAGTCATTTCCTgtcatacaacacacacatacgtccATACAAACACATTCGCTTGCACAAGCGCACAAACCCTGAAGTTAGGAACGATTTCTATCGCCACACAGCACTATCGTTTTGATTATCATTGAGTGAGAGCTGGGATTGCATACTGTACCATACATCTCCTAGAAGAGGCACCCTTCATCAATATCagcatttcatctcatctcacacacacaaactggaaTACATTTTTAACTGGTCAAATAAAATTACAATCACATGCTTTATAACGGAATGTGGAGAAAGCTCATACCAGAACTTCCACTTTAGTCGGGACCAAACCAAGCACATAGACTCGGTTATGAAACGTCTCCTTGGCTTTAACTACGGAACAGTTGAAAATTCAGGGGAGTTTCTTACATTCTTACATTTCATAAAAACCCTTCTCACGGTCACTCAGCCATCAGCTTAATGACAGTTCTGAACTACTTTTATGATAACTGAAGTTTTGACAGCTGTCCCTTCAGAAAGGTCTAAAATTGTTATTtcttaaattatataaaatatattccCCCATATTAAGTGGGAGCTCTGGACTAAGTCTAACAGACCCCTGGCAACAGACACAATGAGTACACCAACAACTGGCTATGCCTCCACACATCTGGACCATTCTTGCACATGACAAACATTTCATTCACACTCTAATAGAGAATGCAAATAACACCTTCAAAGTCTACAGTGTGAGATATTTGAGAACAGCATCTACTGGCAATTTCTTCTCCCTGCTCAAACAATTCTGTCACCTCCCCGGGTTTTCTATCTGACGCTCTCCACTCATGCTGAGAGAAAACCTGCTTCTTGTTTGCTCTGTTGAAGGGCTAGAAAGTGGTTTAGTTCTCTCTTATGacgttatatatattataaagttaACGGAGTGCATTAAGAGCCGTTAGCTTGGTCGTGTGATAGAGATGTATGTTAGAGCGAGAGAGAACGCCAAGCTTGTTAAGAAGGCGCTCCATGCCATGCTCCCCCACTCTGCAATGTTATGGGACAAATGTGTCTGCGTTTTGGACTTCTAGGAAGGTAGAGTTAAACCAAGAATTTGGCAGCTATCAATTTGGCTACTAAATCCACAGAAAAGTGCAACAATCACTGTGTTTCTGACCTGCATCAGCTCTTTATATTTGACTGTTGCATGTTCTgtttaaagaaattaattaaacattaataaaacaaaattctGAAAGACTCTCAAGCTTTGTCTGATCAAAGTGCAGCACCCCAGCATCAGTTGAAGGAGTGGAAGTGTTTAAATAGGTTCAGATAGGAGGTCCTAGATCAGGGACTGGTGGGGTTTTAGCTCTCCGAGAGTAAGCCACTCACAAATACAGTGATAGAAGTACTCAAacaggatctctctctctctctctctctctcacacacacacacacatacacactctctctctgtctctctcacacacacactctctcacacacacacatacacacagagtcTAGCTTAGATGAGTCTGGCCTCTCCCTCCATGTCTGGCGGAAGTTCACACACTCCTGTGAAGTGCATCTCCTTTCCCTTGCTTCCCTGTCCTGTCCCAGCTCTGGCCCCCTGGGTGGGAGAGGGCTGTTGGGCCTGAGGGTCTGGCGACGTCCCCCGGGGGATTCCACCGGCCCGCCTCTCTTTCAGGAAGACCTCTAGTCGCCGCAGCATCTGCTTGGGGTTCTTTTTGGCAAACAGCTCCACTTCTGGAGGGttagaaaaacacagaaattgTGGGACTCATGCTGTGATGACAATCTGTGGTTAAAATTAGACTGCAGAAGTTTAGTTGAGTTCAATGCAAAGACCCGTGATTCATGTATactcaaaaatgtcaaacttgtctttttaaaaacacgagTTACATGAGAAGATTAATACCACTCGCATAACTGTCCAATAAATACCAAGCCAAAACCAGCAGCCAGTTTAGctgtttttttaactgaaaaGATATAAGAGTGCATTGGATCTTGTCATTTAACTTTCAGCCTGATTAAATCTGGTTAAAAATCAGGGCAAAAACATGTACAGGTAAAAAAATAGTCCAACAATGTAGCACTTCTTTAACAATGTAGGAGATTTTCACACATTCTTCTTATTCTTACTAGAGATTTCAGGGTGTTATGCTAGTCGTGTCTTATGTAGATCTGATAGCCTTAAACAGTCCCAACCAATGCTCACTTTGTACTGATCCCTTGAGATACGTTATCTGATTTCAGgcagctccctctggagccaGAAAAGGCGTTATACAGCAGTTTATATATGCAGTGGTACTGCCCAAGTCCTGTAAACAGACATTGATGTGTTCCCTTTTCCTGATGCATTACTatataagaaaagaaatgaagagaaaCTCCAATACATGTGACACCGGGATAAAATGCATCTGTAACAGAATGACAGATCTTCTCATTACAAATGAACAAACATCCTTTAAAAGTTCCTTGTGATCACAGAAACAGTACACCACTTTCTTTACCTTTTAGTACAAAGCCAGAGTCAACAATGGTCTTCTGTTGGGTCTTCCACAGTTGGTAGAGGTGCAGATACGTGGCAACGTAGAACTCATTCAGCACACCAACCACTTGCTGACGACGATTGCACTCCCTGGCGTGACCGAAGACAACGTTAGTGAAGAGGTACGGTGTGACAAAGACAGCAAACCACATAAATACTCAAGAGGCTAAAATGGAGGATTGGTGGCCTACTTGGACATGGCTTCCTCTCTGAGTACTTGCAGAGCGATGCGCGTCATGTTGATTGACATCACACAGAATGGAAAGTTCTAAACCAGAGAAAATAGAAAAGGAAATGTAGGTCCACACATACTTATGGAGGCTACAAGAGCGAGGCCTAAAACAAGCTTGTTTTGTAGCCAACTGTATTGATCCCTGAGGGGAAATTCTCTTTTTCGCTCTAGTTCCCTTTGCAGGGAAGACAAAGGTCAGGGTCAGCTACAAAGTAGCATGCCTGGAGTGGGAGGTGTATAAGTGTTTCGTGAAATCTGATTCCAGAAtaaaacacatgcatgcacacattagCTGACTCTGCTGACATGGGTAATTGAATTGCGAACCGGTGATACCTGTGTAGGGTGTTGTGACAATTTGTAGATGTCTCTAGCCAACGGTAGAGTCTCTGGGTCCATCACGAAGTACAGCGTATGCATCAGTCCAAGGAAACCAGTGCCACGTAAGTCAGTGGCTGGGTCTGTACCTGCAGCAcagaaaacaaaccaacacagaGACGATGCAACACATTGAGTCATGTTTCCTGTCAATTATTTTGGATGTACAACTctcttttctaaaataaataaatatagtatcACGCATTTCATACTGTAGAAATACCATGTATTGCAATTACATTGTGATATTAAAGAGGAGTTCACTGGCAAGGTCATTTTCGTATGAACATCAACAGACTTGAACCCCTTTATCTGTAGTGAAGTATGTCTCTTACCTTGAAAACCAATGTTTTCCCAGTGCGCCCCAAAGCGAGGACAGTCCAGCCTGCTGCCAATCAGCCTCTTATAAATGGTCTGGAGGACACGCATGTGGACTGCTTGGCTGTTGTCCACATGGCctatagaaagaaaaagaaaacacacacaaacacacacacatatatgcaagAGTGAAAATCAGCGGTTTATTGGACACACTCATAAATCTTACACATGGCGGGATGATTACACAAACAAGCCCAGAAAAGACACTCACACTGTGCGATGGCAAAGACCAAATCCCTCTCCTCCAGGAGTTCCCTGTGCAGCCGTGGAGGTCCGAAGAGGAAATGTGAAATAGCGGCCAGACCTGTCCTGCGTATGGTTGGCTGGATGTTCTTCTACAGATGGGGGTTGGGGCAGAAATACAATACTATAGTTAGCACCATCATTACAATTATTAAGCAAGTTCAAAAGTAATCCATTTGAATCTCATGTAAATATTTGCATCATAATGGCAAGACAAGAAAGAGCATTGCAATTTAATtttactaaaataataatatttttggcTGGACTTATGCAAGTCACTCTCTTACCCACACACcctaaattatttatttccctTACTGACAAGTGACGCAGGTTTATATGAGATAGGTCAtcactttatatttatttcaaaatgacGTTTTTAATTTGCTGTTGCTTGTGCCTGCTTTTAATGCAAACTTTAAGAATATGATTCCCTTCCCATCCCTGGGAATATTTTTCTGTGATATCAAACTCAAAAGTCTGCAAATAGCAAAATAAATGTGGTggaaacatacattttgttgAATTAAGCCTTTGTTTGGTGTAACATACCCTACTTCTGCTATTATTTGAGAGCTGGCCATTATTGAAATATCAGCTTCATTTAAGAATTTGGTGCAAGTAGTGTTCCTTACCAGCAAGTCCCCGAGGTCTGTGGTTTGGAAGTACTGCAGAGCTTCATTGAAGGAGATGAGTGGAGTTGGGTTTGAGTCCTCAGTGATAGCTGAAGGATATCACGGAAAAGGTTAATCTTTTAGAACACCaacataaagacaaaaaaataaaataaatcaacaaagcCATCAGTATCCTAATGCAAACAGGTGATACAGGAAGATGCATCTGACCTGGTTGGACGTTCTCCAGAGCCTCCCACTCTTCTCGGGCCTTTTCCAACTCCACATTTTCCTCTGGagagaattaaataaataaggtAACACGTCAAACTAAAACACCCAACTGggtcacacactctcacacacacacaaacttcacCAGGAGCACAGATAGGCGATGAGTATCTTCTCAGCCAATGGGCTATAGTGGAATGGCCGACACCCATCAAATTAATTCTCAGTCATAAATCTTTCCTCTCCGGCAGACCTGCATCACTCAGAGTGTACCGCTGAGGCCCTGTCCAAGCAGGCAACCTGCCCTCCTGAGGGAGGTTTTACCTGCAGCAGCTGCCTGGTATCTAGGATACACAGTCTCACATTCCGGTGGGAAGAGGATGTGAGACAAAGGGGAGGTTGTGTGAGAGCATGTGTGTATTACCTGCAGGCTGAGGCTGGTCCGCTCCAGCTGCCAGGGTCTGCAAAAGACCATTCTGCTTCAGTGCTGAAATCTGGACAATTACCAAATAATGGATTACCATACATTCAAGGAGGGGCATGTTGGTTGCAGTGAGATGCTAATAATTCATTATAATTACCGGCAGGGACCTGAGTGGTGCATTGCCGTTTGTCTGGTCTTTGACACTATGACTAATTACTAGTCCATTCATGACCTGTGAAGACAAAAGTTTCAATTGTcgattaataaagaaaagacttgcaaagaaaaacaaactgcaaTGGATCAACGGAAGGTTATTTTTGCTCACAGGCTTATGGTTGGAGTGTCCATTGGTGATATCCTCTAATGGTTTACATTCACGGGACAAACCATTCAGGCCCTAACAGGAGGCCAGCAACACAGAGCAGATGCTTCAGACATGTATACAATGTAAAAGTAGCACAGCTTTCAAAAAAATGGTATGCttctttattttcacatttgttgTAGCTCTGACATCACTGTAATCTAAAACTAAGTTAGTACAATTAGCCAAATTAAATCTCAGAAGTTGAACACTTGGAAACACTTCACTTATTCTGTCTTATTCGGATGCTTCTTGTGTTGGTAGATCCGGGAATTTGGGGGTACACTTCCTTTGAGGAAAACTGTCCCTGCCCTGTTACGTTGCCAGCAGCCAGGCAGGGGACATACTTATCCaactgtttacaaaaaaaaagcagtacaCAAGGATAGAGACCAGGGAGCAATAATTAATGTTACGGCTAGAAAACCAAGCTGGGGATAAGGGAAATGCCCTGTCAGCTGCTGCCATAGCAACATGCCAAGCAAGCTAGACCAAAGATTACACTTAAAGCAGAGGGACAACTTTTCACCTTAAGCATAATTTAAACACACGTGACAGAACTTCTTAAACAAATTAGCTCTTAAACCGTGTGGTACAGGAAAGGAAGATGTTTTCCTGCGGGTGACTAAAtcaacatggcaacagtgaTAACACAGcacctttttatgttttaatggttAAGTTGCTGGAAACACAATCCATGGAATGAGATTAAAGGGTTACACATTTTAGACCAAGGTGAAATAATATTACCTCAGTGTGGGATGCGACGTCAATGTCTTCTTCCATTGCATATGAGTTGTGTGTTGGCTGGCGAGCGTGTTCCTGATCCTGGCCTCTAAAGGCTTCTGTCGTCATGGACTGAGATGGGCTGAGGAGCTGATGCAAGGACCACCATGGTTTCTCTAGTGCACATTAGTAGTGACTGCAAATATCTATGCTTTTCTCGTCATATACGTAGAGAATTCAATGTCCATAGTCACAAGTATGATTTACCAAAACTATCACTTGCAGAAGAAATCCATATTGTGCACATCATATTAATTTCCTTTTCTGCGTTATAGCGATGATTGTGTGGTTGAGATGACAGCTCGGTTTTATTAGTTACTATAAAGTCCAAACTTGAGTGTGTACACTGACGAGAATGTGCAGGTTTCGGTGTACAAGAGCCGACACAAGGAAATGGCTATCCATCAATGCACAAGTTTCCTGGAAAactgcctccttcctcttctccgcAGATCTGCTTGGCCAGTGGGTCCACTCCTCAGCCCCATCAGACGTACACAGACGCTGGATAATGACATTGCTTTTCAGGGCTTGGCTCTCCCTGTCCGAGACACTTCATTTCTTTGGCACTCAAGACAAATCGAGTACACACCTCGAGGTTACCAGTACAGTTGCAGTTTAATTCCCTTGACACAAAGCTGTGTTATGTCTTCAGCCTCACATGAAACAGCAGCACACATCCAAAGTAAGAAGTGAAGGTGTCCAGTGAGATGTGGCTCATGGATAGAGTTCTTGTTTGGTCAGAGTCCTGAGGAGGGGCTGTCATATGTACACAATATCTGAAAACTAGAACAAAAAGGAGGATTGAACTACACAAACATTTACCATACAATGTACTTTAAGCATTAACACATTAAGATGTTATACATACAACATATAAAGAGCTcatgtattttaatgttattgATTAAAATACCAAACAGCAcaaacgtaaaaaaaataaaaaaaatggcactaacaagaaaaaacaagaaaaaagaaagaaatgttaaaGCCTGATCTAATTTAAAACTAAGATGTCAAAATAAAGCAATGCAGATTAAAACCACAAACATGTAACGAGTCAGTCCAGAGGACAGCTTGCTCAACGTTTAAATTTAAAACGTTTCATTTAGGATGTTACATTTAGAACGCGCTTACATTTAGAACATTACATTTAGAACGCTTACATTAAGAACGTTTCATTTAGAACATTACATTTAGAACGCTTACATTTAGAACGTTTCATTTAGAACATTACATTTAGAACGTTTCATTTAGAACATTACATTTAGAACGCTTACATTAAGAACGCTTACATTAAGAACGCTTACATTTAGAACGTTACAGGAGCAACCGAACGTGCGCGAGCTAATATGATCTTTAAGAAGCCGACAAGCTAGCAAATATGTCAGCTAGCGAACCGCAGGCACGCAGACGCAGCTACAGCTTCCCCTCAGACCGAGAACGCACCACCTACACAGATTGCATGCAAGACAGCCCAAAACGTGCAGCAAACAGCTTGACAGTTTATGTCATGACTACGAAGTGCAGTGCAGCAGTCGAGACCTCGCTATCACAAGAAGAGCCAGCTGTCAGGCTAACTAACGGGCTAGCTGTAGCTCCACTGAACTGTAACGGGGATGGACTCTGCACAAATCCGACAGCACCAAACAGATTAATCGGGTTTTGTTTACAAGGTATATTAAAGAAACGCCACAAAGTATTGCGTGCTGTGGCCTGTCCGACTATTTAATGCGATATAAAGCATTTCAAAAGTACCTCAGTTTCTGACTGTTTCTCCCTCCAATCTCAGCTTCCCTTCCCCCGTCTAGTGGCCACGGTAATTTCAAGTGCATCATGGGAATTGTGGTTCCCTGTCGAACTGTAGCTTCATTACGTCATTGTTCCATCTCTCTCACGGATAGTATAGGCTCAGAGAACAGGACGTCTGTGACCTCGTTTTCTATCTACGCACAGAGACTATTATTTccttaaaataataaagagatTCATTTGTTCCCCTCTCTTTGCTTTTAAAATGCTATTAAACAAAGATGTCAGCTGATGTTTGGAGTTATTTCGGTCAAAGACAAATAGATGCACCTGGATGAAACTATAAATATAGATGGTATGAGGGCTATCATCAGTAACAGGGATTCAATATGACTGCCAGATGGCTTGTTTTGTATTCCTGTGCTTATTCCACTGCACTG from Cyclopterus lumpus isolate fCycLum1 chromosome 9, fCycLum1.pri, whole genome shotgun sequence includes these protein-coding regions:
- the elmod3 gene encoding ELMO domain-containing protein 3, which encodes MTTEAFRGQDQEHARQPTHNSYAMEEDIDVASHTEGLNGLSRECKPLEDITNGHSNHKPVMNGLVISHSVKDQTNGNAPLRSLPISALKQNGLLQTLAAGADQPQPAEENVELEKAREEWEALENVQPAITEDSNPTPLISFNEALQYFQTTDLGDLLKNIQPTIRRTGLAAISHFLFGPPRLHRELLEERDLVFAIAQCHVDNSQAVHMRVLQTIYKRLIGSRLDCPRFGAHWENIGFQGTDPATDLRGTGFLGLMHTLYFVMDPETLPLARDIYKLSQHPTQNFPFCVMSINMTRIALQVLREEAMSKECNRRQQVVGVLNEFYVATYLHLYQLWKTQQKTIVDSGFVLKEVELFAKKNPKQMLRRLEVFLKERRAGGIPRGTSPDPQAQQPSPTQGARAGTGQGSKGKEMHFTGVCELPPDMEGEARLI